The following are from one region of the Cinclus cinclus chromosome 7, bCinCin1.1, whole genome shotgun sequence genome:
- the NPS gene encoding neuropeptide S: MTLVCSGFPAGPSMSTNPFYLTCQLLGKWDSCLVLLSSCLSQVGRDEELPLGKLLHKRSFRNGVGAGIKKTSTRRAKS; encoded by the exons ATGACGTTGGTGTGCTCGGGTTTCCCAGCTGGCCCTTCCATG AGCACCAACCCTTTCTATTTGACCTGCCAGCTGTTGGGGAAATGGGATTCgtgcctggtgctgctgagcagctgcctctcccaggtgggcagggatgaggagCTGCCTCTTGGGAAGCTTCTCCACAAAAGGTCCTTCCGCAACGGCGTCGGAGCGGGAATTAAAAAAACTTCCACACGAAGGGCAAAGTCCTGA